One segment of Etheostoma cragini isolate CJK2018 unplaced genomic scaffold, CSU_Ecrag_1.0 ScbMSFa_3269, whole genome shotgun sequence DNA contains the following:
- the LOC117940781 gene encoding protein TALPID3-like, whose translation MEAPPPDDIMRVEREAPPPDDIVSNESEAPPLDDIMTIEREAPPPDDTMRNDFDEEEEEHKGTNFLSVSDVVQQEDVSVVELDGGPSPPLVVYQGPVFPP comes from the exons CCGCCTCCTGATGACATCATGAGGGTGGAGAGGGAAGCTCCGCCCCCTGATGACATCGTGAGCAATGAAAGTGAAGCACCTCCTCTCGATGACATCATGACGATTGAGAGGGAGGCTCCGCCCCCTGATGACACCATGAGGAATGATtttgatgaagaagaagaagagcacaAAGGAActaacttcctgtctgtctctgacgTCGTCCAG caggAGGATGTGAGTGTTGTGGAGTTGGATGGAGGTCCGTCCCCCCCCCTGGTTGTGTACCAGGGTCCAGTGTTCCCCCCCCA